From a single Micromonospora pallida genomic region:
- a CDS encoding DinB family protein yields the protein MPLNDDKPKGPNTVTTTATPPLTLDTERADLIAALATARSALTNTVRGLSDEQLGERPTASALCLGGLIKHVTSMEEGWLRFVVEGPSALRFDMPEGVTWADFMAGTAREVPQWAIDHQNDFRMGPGETLTGILARYEQVAARSAEVVAALPDLSATYPMPEAPWNEQREVRSVRRVLMHVIAETAQHAGHADILRETLDGQTST from the coding sequence GTGCCACTCAACGACGACAAACCGAAGGGCCCGAACACCGTGACCACCACCGCCACGCCCCCCTTGACCCTCGACACCGAGCGGGCCGACCTGATCGCCGCACTCGCGACGGCGCGATCCGCCCTGACCAACACCGTCCGCGGGCTCAGCGACGAGCAACTCGGCGAGCGCCCGACGGCCAGTGCGCTGTGCCTGGGCGGGCTGATCAAGCACGTCACGTCGATGGAGGAGGGATGGCTGCGGTTCGTGGTCGAGGGCCCGTCGGCGCTCCGCTTCGACATGCCCGAGGGGGTCACCTGGGCCGACTTCATGGCCGGTACCGCGCGCGAGGTCCCGCAGTGGGCGATCGACCACCAGAACGACTTCCGGATGGGACCCGGCGAGACGCTCACCGGGATCCTCGCCCGTTACGAGCAGGTCGCCGCCCGCAGCGCTGAGGTCGTCGCCGCCCTCCCCGACCTGTCCGCGACCTACCCGATGCCGGAGGCGCCCTGGAACGAACAGAGAGAGGTGCGCAGCGTGCGTCGGGTGCTGATGCATGTCATCGCCGAGACCGCCCAGCACGCCGGGCACGCCGACATCCTGCGCGAGACGCTCGACGGGCAGACCTCGACCTGA
- a CDS encoding putative bifunctional diguanylate cyclase/phosphodiesterase — MTGRPEVSGVDHRRRQGVEEFARVWATALHRAHYVPISAEERHRVVTGLTVRLVAGILGDQADAGDGQRIGADLVAAGFGAPEALGRTIAIVGSRLLTDLRMAADPTLSARLSGLLAEIAVGFVSAAHDRSLQAQDSVRLAALAAHTRAEEALRVSEARFRRFATHDQLTGLPNLTLFTERLGRLSAAGTPFDRAGVCCVDIDDFAAVNDVLGHQVGDLLLRDIAGRLDAITDPRVELVARLDSDRFAILVVGTTCAEDAIKILDQALAALAAPFHVADTEVPMTASAGVAEGPVRDGNAAKLLRASEIALHWAKADGKATWRQFDRDRSKADAARYRLSVAMPAALRRGEFTLAYQPIVDLRSGRLTGVEALARWQHPQLGLLGAGRFVELAERTGLVVAMGNQLLEQACHQASRWQRRQPGLYASVNVSVRQLRQDGMAGAVSQVLDRTGLPPDLLQLEVTEQAVIELTGVVIDTLTALMKLGVRIVIDDFGVGYANLANLRALPLHGLKLDASLTRPSTPAFRPTATHRPGTDDDFLATVVTLGHRLGLTVTAEGIETAEQADRISATGCDNGQGWHFGHPVPPNEISDRLVAQNH, encoded by the coding sequence GTGACTGGTCGGCCCGAGGTCTCCGGGGTCGACCACCGGCGCCGCCAGGGCGTCGAGGAGTTCGCCAGGGTGTGGGCCACGGCGTTGCACCGGGCCCACTACGTCCCGATCAGCGCCGAGGAGCGGCACCGTGTCGTCACCGGGCTGACTGTCCGCCTGGTCGCCGGGATCCTCGGCGACCAGGCGGACGCCGGTGACGGCCAGCGGATCGGCGCCGACCTGGTGGCCGCGGGCTTCGGGGCACCGGAGGCGCTCGGTCGGACGATCGCGATCGTCGGCTCGCGGCTGCTCACCGATCTGCGTATGGCTGCCGACCCGACGCTCAGCGCCCGGCTGAGCGGGCTGCTGGCCGAGATCGCGGTCGGCTTCGTGTCCGCCGCGCACGACCGCAGTCTGCAGGCCCAGGACTCGGTCCGGCTGGCCGCACTGGCCGCACACACCCGGGCCGAGGAGGCGTTGCGGGTCAGCGAGGCCCGGTTCCGCCGCTTCGCCACCCACGACCAGCTGACCGGTCTGCCCAACCTGACGTTGTTCACCGAGCGGCTGGGGCGGCTGTCCGCCGCCGGCACACCGTTCGACCGGGCCGGCGTCTGCTGCGTCGACATCGACGACTTCGCGGCGGTCAACGACGTACTCGGGCATCAGGTGGGCGATCTGCTGCTCCGGGACATCGCCGGCCGGCTCGACGCGATCACCGACCCGCGGGTCGAGTTGGTGGCCCGGCTGGACAGTGACCGGTTCGCGATCCTGGTCGTCGGCACCACCTGCGCCGAGGACGCGATCAAGATCCTGGACCAGGCGCTGGCCGCGTTGGCTGCCCCGTTCCACGTCGCCGACACCGAGGTGCCGATGACGGCGAGCGCGGGCGTCGCCGAGGGACCGGTCCGTGACGGCAACGCCGCGAAGCTGCTGCGGGCCAGCGAGATCGCGCTGCACTGGGCCAAGGCGGACGGGAAGGCGACCTGGCGCCAGTTCGACCGGGACCGCAGCAAAGCCGACGCCGCGCGGTACCGGCTGTCGGTGGCCATGCCGGCGGCCCTGCGACGGGGCGAGTTCACCCTCGCCTACCAGCCCATCGTCGACCTCCGATCCGGACGGTTGACCGGGGTGGAGGCGTTGGCGCGCTGGCAGCATCCCCAGCTCGGCCTGCTGGGCGCCGGACGGTTCGTCGAACTCGCCGAACGCACCGGCCTGGTCGTGGCGATGGGCAACCAACTGCTGGAGCAGGCCTGCCACCAGGCCAGCCGGTGGCAGCGCCGCCAACCCGGCCTGTACGCGAGCGTGAACGTGTCGGTGCGCCAGCTCCGCCAGGACGGCATGGCCGGGGCGGTCTCGCAGGTCCTTGACCGGACCGGCCTGCCGCCGGACCTGCTTCAGCTCGAGGTCACCGAGCAGGCCGTGATCGAACTGACCGGCGTCGTGATAGACACCCTGACCGCGCTGATGAAACTCGGCGTCCGCATCGTCATCGACGACTTCGGCGTCGGGTACGCGAACCTGGCCAACCTCCGCGCCCTGCCACTGCACGGCCTCAAACTCGACGCCAGCCTGACCCGTCCGTCGACGCCGGCGTTCCGGCCGACGGCGACGCACCGCCCCGGCACCGATGACGACTTCCTCGCCACCGTCGTCACGCTCGGCCACCGGCTCGGCCTCACCGTGACCGCCGAGGGTATCGAAACCGCCGAGCAGGCCGACCGCATCAGTGCGACCGGCTGCGACAACGGGCAGGGGTGGCACTTCGGTCACCCGGTGCCGCCGAACGAGATCAGCGACCGCCTCGTGGCGCAGAACCATTAG
- a CDS encoding response regulator transcription factor codes for MVTDGHALPGRVELRRPDGGPVRVLVVDDEPTLTDLLAMALRYEGWQVATAGNGMSALSSVRQVRPDVVVLDVMLPDLDGFQVLRRLREQAPNVPVLFLTARDAVQDRIAGLTVGGDDYVTKPFSLEEVIARLRALLRRAGLAVAAREEAVLIVGDLSLDEDSHEVRRGDDLITLTATEFELLRYLMRNPRRVLSKAQILDHVWNYDFGGQANVVELYISYLRKKIDAGREPMIHTLRGAGYVLKPAP; via the coding sequence ATGGTGACCGATGGGCATGCGCTGCCGGGCCGGGTCGAGTTGCGCCGTCCGGACGGCGGGCCGGTCCGGGTGCTGGTGGTCGACGACGAGCCGACCCTGACCGACCTGCTCGCCATGGCGCTGCGCTACGAGGGTTGGCAGGTGGCGACCGCCGGCAACGGCATGTCCGCGCTGAGCAGCGTCCGCCAGGTCCGCCCGGACGTGGTGGTGCTCGACGTCATGCTGCCCGACCTGGACGGCTTCCAGGTACTGCGCCGGCTGCGCGAGCAGGCCCCGAACGTGCCGGTGCTCTTCCTGACCGCCCGGGACGCGGTGCAGGACCGGATCGCCGGGCTGACCGTCGGCGGTGACGACTACGTCACCAAGCCGTTCAGCCTGGAGGAGGTGATCGCCCGGCTCCGGGCGCTGCTGCGGCGCGCCGGGCTGGCCGTCGCGGCCCGCGAGGAGGCCGTCCTCATCGTCGGCGACCTCAGTCTGGACGAGGACAGCCACGAGGTACGCCGGGGCGACGACCTGATCACCCTCACCGCCACCGAGTTCGAACTGCTCCGCTACCTGATGCGCAACCCCCGCCGGGTGCTCAGCAAGGCGCAGATCCTCGACCATGTCTGGAACTACGACTTCGGGGGCCAGGCGAACGTCGTCGAGCTGTACATCTCGTACCTGCGGAAGAAGATCGACGCCGGCCGGGAGCCGATGATCCACACGCTGCGTGGGGCGGGGTATGTCCTCAAGCCAGCCCCGTGA
- a CDS encoding WYL domain-containing protein, protein MPKTSARLLALLSLLQTRRDWPGALLAERLDISPRTVRRDVDRLRELGYPIVAFKGPDGGYRLDAGAQLPPLLFDDEQAVALAIALQIATTTRAGIEEAAARALHTVRQVMPARLRHRIDTIQVTAVERPTIRPDHKVDSTVLLALSAAVHAREVLRFDYPPSAVADHGAQTPPRRVQPHHLVTWGGRWYLVAWDLDRQDWRTFRADRITPRTPTGPRFTPRELPGGEVAAFVVSRFWGSGDWPCRGEVILDLPAAVVSRYTSDGVVEELGPDRCRLVLGSWSWHGLAAAIGRFDADIEVVGPAELRDAFAHLARRYADAATGVRTR, encoded by the coding sequence ATGCCGAAAACTTCAGCGCGACTGCTGGCGTTGCTCTCGCTGCTCCAGACCCGCCGGGACTGGCCGGGGGCGCTGCTGGCCGAGCGGCTGGACATCAGCCCACGCACCGTGCGGCGGGACGTCGACCGGCTACGCGAGCTCGGCTATCCCATCGTGGCCTTCAAGGGACCCGACGGTGGGTACCGGCTCGACGCCGGCGCGCAGTTGCCTCCGTTGCTGTTCGACGACGAGCAGGCCGTCGCGCTGGCGATCGCACTCCAGATCGCCACCACCACTCGTGCCGGCATCGAGGAGGCCGCCGCACGCGCGCTGCACACCGTCCGGCAGGTCATGCCTGCCCGGCTGCGCCACCGGATCGACACCATCCAGGTCACCGCCGTCGAGCGGCCCACGATCCGGCCGGACCATAAGGTCGACAGCACCGTGCTCCTGGCGCTCAGCGCCGCCGTCCACGCCCGCGAGGTGCTCCGCTTCGACTATCCCCCATCAGCGGTGGCCGACCACGGCGCCCAGACCCCGCCGCGCCGGGTGCAGCCGCACCACCTCGTCACCTGGGGTGGGCGCTGGTATCTCGTCGCCTGGGACCTCGACCGTCAGGACTGGCGTACCTTCCGCGCCGACCGGATCACTCCGCGCACCCCCACCGGACCCCGCTTCACCCCGCGCGAGCTGCCCGGAGGTGAGGTCGCCGCCTTCGTGGTCAGCAGGTTCTGGGGCTCTGGCGACTGGCCCTGTCGCGGCGAGGTGATCCTCGACCTACCCGCCGCCGTGGTGTCCCGTTACACCAGTGACGGAGTCGTCGAGGAACTCGGTCCGGACCGCTGCCGGCTCGTCCTGGGCTCGTGGTCGTGGCACGGTCTGGCCGCCGCCATCGGCAGGTTCGACGCCGACATCGAGGTCGTCGGTCCGGCCGAACTCAGGGACGCCTTCGCGCACCTGGCCCGCCGCTACGCCGACGCCGCGACCGGTGTCCGCACCAGGTAG